The proteins below are encoded in one region of Apium graveolens cultivar Ventura chromosome 4, ASM990537v1, whole genome shotgun sequence:
- the LOC141720888 gene encoding xylulose kinase 2-like, whose protein sequence is MEDCSLPEGSLFLGFDTSTQSLKATVLDSNLNIVTTEVVNYELELPHYKTENGVYRDPLVNGRIVSPTIMWVEAFDLMLERLQKKLDFDKITAVSGSAQQHGSVYWKTDSSAILSSLDPKKPLVDQFRNAFSVKESPIWMDCSTTKQCKAIEEAVGGALELAKLTGSRAHERYVGPQIRKIYETQPKVYQDTERISLVSSFMASILIGAYACIDQTDGAGMNLMDIKLRTWSKTALEATAPNLEERLGKLAPAHAVAGSIASYFVERFHFNKDCLVVQWSGDNPNSLAGLTLNTPGDLAISLGTSDTVFGITTEHQPRLEGHAFPNPVDPDSYMVMLVYKNGSLVREDVRNRCANKSWETFNTFLQQTPPLNGGKLGFYYKDNEILPPLPVGFHRYILTYIDGDTLKVLEQEVMEFDPSSEVRALIEGQLLSMRAHAERSGMPTPPNKIIATGGASANDSILSSVASIFGCNVYTVQRPDSAPLGAALRAAHGWLCNKKGSFVPIADMYKSKLDKTSLGCKLAASSGNKELITKYAFVMKKRMEIENRLVKRLGRV, encoded by the exons ATGGAGGACTGCAGTTTGCCTGAGGGTTCTCTCTTCCTTGGATTTGATACTTCTACTCA GTCACTCAAGGCCACTGTACTAGATTCCAACCTCAACATTGTCACTACAGAGGTTGTTAACTACGAATTAGAGCTTCCCCATTATAAAACAGAAAACGGTGTTTATCGAGACCCATTAGTTAATGGCCGAATTGTTTCACCAACAATAATGTGGGTGGAAGCATTTGATCTCATGCTCGAAAGACTTCAGAAAAAACTGGATTTCGATAAAATCACTGCTGTTTCTGGTAGTGCGCAGCAACATGGTAGTGTATACTGGAAGACAGACAGTTCGGCAATACTATCATCATTGGATCCAAAGAAACCTCTTGTTGATCAATTTCGTAATGCCTTTTCAGTCAAGGAGTCACCAATATGGATGGACTGTAGTACTACCAAACAATGCAAAGCTATTGAAGAAGCAGTAGGCGGTGCATTGGAGTTGGCTAAACTCACAGGTTCTCGTGCCCACGAGAGATATGTAGGTCCACAAATTCGCAAGATATATGAAACACAGCCGAAAGTGTACCAGGACACAGAGCGGATCTCCTTAGTTAGCTCTTTTATGGCATCAATTCTTATTGGAGCATATGCTTGTATTGATCAAACAGACGGGGCAGGGATGAACTTGATGGATATTAAGCTGCGGACTTGGTCAAAAACAGCTTTAGAG GCCACAGCACCAAATTTGGAAGAGAGGCTTGGAAAATTAGCTCCTGCACATGCTGTTGCTGGTTCCATTGCTTCCTACTTTGTGGAAAG GTTCCACTTCAACAAGGACTGTTTAGTTGTGCAGTGGTCTGGTGACAATCCTAACAGCCTAGCAG GGTTGACACTCAACACTCCAGGAGATCTGGCAATCAGTCTTGGTACTAGCGATACT GTATTCGGGATAACCACTGAACATCAACCAAGATTAGAAGGGCATGCGTTTCCTAATCCTGTTGATCCAGATAGCTACATGGTAATGCTAGTatataaaaatggatctcttgtgCGGGAAG ATGTACGTAATCGCTGTGCTAATAAATCATGGGAAACTTTCAATACTTTTCTGCAGCAAACACCGCCTCTGAATG GTGGAAAATTAGGTTTCTACTACAAAGATAATGAAATACTTCCTCCCCTGCCAG TTGGTTTCCACCGCTACATCCTCACATATATAGATGGAGACACTTTGAAGGTCCTTGAACAGGAAGTGATGGAATTTGATCCTTCATCCGAG GTTCGGGCATTGATCGAGGGCCAGTTACTTTCCATGCGAGCTCATGCTGAAAGATCTGGAATGCCTACTCCTCCCAATAAGATAATAGCAACTGGTGGAGCATCAGCAAATGACAGCATTTTAAGCTCAGTAGCTTCTATTTTTGGATGTAATGTATATACAGTTCAAAGGCCAG ACTCGGCTCCTCTAGGGGCAGCATTAAGGGCTGCTCATGGTTGGTTATGCAACAAGAAAGGAAGTTTCGTTCCAATAGCAGACATGTACAAGAGCAAGTTGGACAAAACATCCCTTGGCTGTAAGCTTGCAGCGAGTTCTGGAAACAAAGAACTCATCACCAAGTATGCATTTGTGATGAAGAAGCGAATGGAAATTGAGAATCGACTTGTTAAGAGACTGGGACGTGTTTAA